The Hypanus sabinus isolate sHypSab1 unplaced genomic scaffold, sHypSab1.hap1 scaffold_2253, whole genome shotgun sequence DNA window attagggaatcctgcacaaggactcccaagtccctttgcacctcagtattttgtatgttCTTTCCACTTAGAAACCAGACAACCATTTCATCTTTTCTACTAAGGTGactaaccatacacttcccaacactgtattctatcagccatttctctgcccattctcctaatctgtctaagtctttctgcagcctctctacttcctcaacactcccGGCCCCTCCACCTAAGCTCATcccgtctgcaaactttgcgacAAGGCCATCGATTCCATCGTGCATACCTGGAACCGGTCCTGCCCGGTGGCCCTCCACAGCTCGTCCATAGCCAGCACGTAGAAGCACTCACTGAAGATGGTTCGCTGGACCTTGACCGCTCGTCCGTCCCGGCTGATGCAGAACGCCCGCTTCCGGCCCTCGCCAAAGGCCGCCGAGTGGCGTATCAGGAACTCCCCGCCTGAGGGAGGGAACCGACAGCCCCACACACCCGACATGTCAGTTGGCAAACGGTGGGAGGGGCGGCGAGGAGAGGAGGGAGCGCGGTGCCGCAGGAGGGACGGTGAGGGGGGAGCGCAGAGCTTGAGGAGGGGCAACAAGGGCGACCCACCCTACCTCGGGGTAAACTCTACCATTGGgaaactgggcagagaagtggcagatggaatacagtgttgggaagtggtcggtcatgcattttgataaaaggaataaCGGTGTGAACTATTTTCCGAAACATGGAGCAAAATTAGAAACCTGAGGCGCAGGGTTGCCTGAAggctaattttcaggttgagcctgtggcgaggaaggcaaatgcaacgttagcattcatgtcGAGAGGATtacaatataaaaacaaggatgtagtgCTAAGGCTTTCTCAAGCACCGGGGAGGCCTCAGTTGGAGGAttaagagcagttttgggccccttatctaagaaaggacgtgctgacgttggagaggggtttggaggaggACCACGAGCTTTATCCCGGGAACGAAAGGCTTCACGTTTCAGGCATGCTTGACGGCTCtgaacttgctggagtttagaagaacgagggggagggcatgtcattgaaacctttcgaattctgaaaggcctggacagagtggatctgAACAGGATGTTCCCGATAGTGgggagagtcgaggaccagaggacagaaccacaaggacatccctttcgaacggagaggaagaggaattacttcagccaaagggtggtgaatccgtgAAATTCATCGTCACAGACAgcttatggaggccaagtcatggggtatatttaaagtatagATTGACAGcctcttgattagtcggggtgtcaacaggcacagggagaaggcaggagaatggggtcgagacggatagtaaatcagccatgttggaatgacagagcagactcgatgggctgaatggcttcactCTGGCCCCACGTCTTACGGTCTTACCAGCTGCCGCTGCATCCAGCAACTCCTGTCGGTGAAAGCGAGGAACTTTCCGGTAGAGCCGGCAGTAAGTCCAGACCTGTGGAGGGAGAGCGACGGGGACAAGTTTTACGCATCACAAGACCCCCGCTAGAATACATCTTTGTAACATGGGAGCgcccaggggaaacccacatggtcacgaggAGAGCGGACAGACGCCGTACAAACAGCGGCCGGAATCGCAGCCCGATCCAGCAGGCTCGTAAATGTACAACATGGAACTGCACGGGCCCTTTGGCCCTGGTAACACTCGAAAGTCGAGCTGACCCTTCCTTCCCACGTAACCCTTAAGTTtcctttcatccacgtgcctatctaaaagtctcttaaatgcccctaaagtacctcccaccaccaccacccctggcaggactttccacacacccaccactcttagtgtaaaaaaacttatctccaacattccccctatactttcctccagtcagtTTAAACTTATACCTCTCGTGTTAAACTTTTCCCAAACTTATTTtggaacatacactcaatggccgcGTCACTCGGTCCCTCCTACGCGTAATACGGTGGCCACTGCGTTAACgtctgtggttttctgctgctgtcgcCCGCctatttcaaggttcaacatgttgcatGGTCGCAGAAGTtcttcactgttgtaacgtgtggttatttgagttactgtcgccttcctgtcagctgaaccggtctggccattctcctccgacctctctcatcaacagggcattctcacccacagaactccgctcattggatttttttttttgcttctcgcaccattctctgcaaactctcgaGACGGTTGTGggtgaagatcccaggagatcagcagtttctgagagactcaaagttcaaagtacatttgttatcacaGTATGTACATGCAACCTTGAGACTCGTCGCCCAATAGGCAGCCGGAAAACACAGAAACCCAATAGAGCCCGTTATAGTAAAATCTGAGAAAAAACAATAAACGCGAGGGAATAGCGTTCTCGGACCCTCAGCTCAGCGCAGGGCCGTGCAGCAAGCTAAACCGGCCCGTCGCTCGCCTCAGACCCCTACAATCCGGCCCGGTAGCTAACTCGCCGTCCAAACGTCTCCCGTACGCTCTGGGGCTTGGATGCCGTCACTTTGACTCGGCCCGTCCTCGACCTTCCCAATTCGGCACGGCGCTTCAATCCTCTCCGTCACCCCGCCTGGCACCAACGTTCACTCCGCGGCCAAAGCCACCGAGATCCCGTTTCTTCCCCGTtcct harbors:
- the LOC132387820 gene encoding N-acylglucosamine 2-epimerase-like: DVAEELERFRDKIRKELDRTVDFWLKFSHDQEFGGFFTCLSRDGSVYDELKYIWLQGRQVWTYCRLYRKVPRFHRQELLDAAAAGGEFLIRHSAAFGEGRKRAFCISRDGRAVKVQRTIFSECFYVLAMDELWRATGQDRFQVCTMESMALSQSLQTG